A single region of the Neodiprion pinetum isolate iyNeoPine1 chromosome 5, iyNeoPine1.2, whole genome shotgun sequence genome encodes:
- the Nf1 gene encoding neurofibromin isoform X2, translating into MGTQKPGEWAHLLIARFEDQLPCRAGPQTTHSRINEEKNKKCLIQISRYRFSLVISGLTKMLQRVNELAPCGVGQRSFHFSDQDRHCYESIIIVLDTLERCLSNQPKDTTKFDETMNVKLLLREICQFIDVPNDSPQHAHLKNLASKVLFALSLNFFNAVFNRISARLQELSVSNEENPDYSDIELIQHINVDVHRLTRLLNETIQKFKQLKKSAHLVLINSLEKAIWNWMDTYPHEFANLQKKPNDDLSKVCGELFDILDTFADNKKGRAAAVWPLQIMLLILSPKVLEEIVNADSGAPCSPRHSKKKQFIDSVKRGLGMHGGSSRQLVEAAAVTCVKLCKASTYINILDSNNVAFTLVQNVINDLKALLFNPCKPFSRGQNYIAQDIDLMIDCFISCFRIKPHNNEALKVCLNLNFPSTYQFVLVSSLYKIITQPRLLWWPQIDLVYSRSAELRAMFTDALNKVAQGYISHAPLRMIQSLTLKGKEQSKYKDRGEDISGYRNLLLWMVRLIHADPMLMLNNQGKAGHEIQSSTLELINGLVSLVHQPTMPDVAHEAMEALLVLHHPDKIKAWNPEAPINTFWDVSSQVLFSISQKLIQHQIVNYTDILKWLREILVCRNAFLSQNKDYANVGSQIAICKQAHIKLEVVFFMYLWSIDMEAVLVAMSCFALLCEEADIRCGSDEVAVTCLLPNYHLYIELAQASTILTTASGESRIYYHEHNHGRAALQKRIMTLLRKIEHCVNGVQPAWEETFRNWELACRQLSNYRKTKSEDPQTEPSHRSTGKRRASHQNSEHELEEQINEWANMTGFLCAMGGVCLQRRSPSRPVSGLVSNSETKRSNTLANPNQEVQYCPVTQFVFNLLRLLICNNEKFGAQIQKHVKELVGHEMSPALYPILFDQIKSIVEKFFDQQGQVVVSDLNTQFIEHTIFIMKNVLDSKTDQPSEHLGVTSIEGMMLAIVRYVRHLDMTVHAIHIKTKLCQLVEVMMKRRDDLAFRQEMKFRNKLVEYLTDWVMGTSHQIAPPSGGDVTVITRDLDQACMEAVGALLRGLPLQPEESDRGDLMEAKSQLFLKYFTLFMNLLNDCSESTEEKEVVTRQRVTAGKLSTLRNATIQAMSNLLSANIDSGLMHSIDLGYNRDLQTRAAFMEVLTKILQQGTEFDTLAETVLADRFEQLVQLVTMISDKGELPIAMALANVVTTNQMDELARVFVTLFDAKHLLSPLLWNMFYREVEVSDCMQTLFRGNSLGSKIMAFCFKIYGASYLQSLLEPLIKPLLEDPVTHFEVDSARIDINEDIEKNGRNLIALTQRVFDAIVSSADKFPPQLRSMCHCLYQVLSKRFPQCPQNNIGAVGTVIFLRFINPAIVSPQEMGIVSKQVPTPVKRGLMLMSKILQNIANHVEFSKEQHMLPFNDFLRAHFEIGRRFFIQIASDCETVDQANHPMSFISDTNVLALHRLLWNHQERIGDYLSSSRDHKAVGRRPFDKMATLLAYLGPPEHKPVDSNLLFSSFDRWSSIDMSSTNFEEIMVKHNMHEKEEFKSIKSLNIFYQAGTSKQGYPVFYYIARRYKIGETNGDLLIYHVILTLKPFCHSPFELVVDFTHTCSDNRFRTEFLQKWFYVLPEVAYENIHAAYIYNCNSWVREYTKFHDRILAPLKGNRKVVFIEAPGRLNDLIDLEQQKLPGATLSLDEDLKVFNNALKLSHKDTKVAIKVGPTAIQITSAEKCKVLSHAVLLNDVYYASEIEEVCLVDDNQFTLTIANESGPLSFIHNDCDSIVQAIIHIRNRWELSQPDSVTVHQKIRPKDVPGTLLNMALLNLGSSDPNLRTAAYNQLCALTATFDLKIEGQLLETSGLCIPSNNTIFIKSVSEKLATNEPHLTLEFLEECIQGFRVSNIELKHLCLEYMTPWLVNLVRFCKPSDESKRQKQVTQILEKLITLTIEEVQMYPSIQAKIWGSIGQVPELIDMVLDNFIQRSVRYGLGTPMVEIMADTAVALASANVQLVAKKVIGRLCRVVDKTCTSPTALLEQHAMWHDIAILARYLLMLSFNNCLDVGRHLPYLFHTVTFLVCSGSLSMRASTHGLVINIIHSLCTCTKPSFSEDTQRVLRLSLDEFSLPKFYLLFGISKVKSAAVTAFRSSYRHSNEKWFGNERSLSGGQDRERLALTSLEVITDALLEIMEACMRDIPDCDWLQTWTTLAKSFAFCFNPALQPRALIVFGCISKSITDQDIKQLLRILVKALESFDDIILLEAIVMCLTRLQPLLRPESPIHRSLFWVATSVLQLDEASLYASGLALLEQNLHTLDSQGIFDDKTLEQVMMSTREPLEWHFKQLDHAVGLSFKTNFHFALVGHLLKGYRHPTPTTVSRTARVLTMLLAIVAKPLRRDKFEVTPDSVAYLAALVSVSEEVRSRCHIRHSLGRAVAESGSTDFLDTLVPHNTDSTGGMTNPANRRQKSWDLLDQSAITQAKQQKQHTPHQTGRILFKTQRSFSVPTTKEAKPINDSEAKNRSARVSVSNENNVLLDPEVLTDFPTQTLVLTVLATLVKYSTDENETRILYQYLAEASVVFPKVFPVIHNLLDAKITSVLSSCHDQVILSAVQAIIQNMIACEDTSQQQLHFLQSCGFGGLWRFAGPYTKCNPTAESAELFVNCLEAMVETCLPVEEGEGMFNSEQSSRDERVSIGDSQYSSTLGVNSVSTMNVAATSSSSLNMVSPIEKESDILSTTSLDRYHTRGRKASLTTGNLIPASSGNGTGGIHLA; encoded by the exons CTCCCATGCCGTGCTGGTCCTCAAACAACACACTCTCGCATCaacgaagaaaagaataaaaaatgtctgaTCCAAATATCCCGTTACCGATTCTCGCTGGTTATTTCTGGCCTTACAAAAATGCTGCAACGTGTCAACGAGTTGGCACCTTGCGGTGTTGGTCAACGTTCATTCCATTTTTCCGATCAAGATCGTCACTGCTACGAATCGATTATCATAGTCTTGGATACGCTAGAACGCTGCCTCAGTAATCAACCCAAAGACACAACAAAGTTTGACGAAACGATGAATGTAAAACTATTGTTGAGAGAGATTTGCCAATTCATCG ATGTGCCCAATGACAGTCCGCAGCACGCGCATCTCAAGAATCTTGCCAGCAAGGTCCTCTTTGCCCTTAGtttaaatttcttcaatgcaGTCTTTAATAGAATTTCAGCCAGACTTCAAGAGCTGTCAGTATCGAACGAAGAAAATCCAGATTACAGCGACATAGAACTTATACAGCATATCAACGTTGATGTTCATAGATTGACGAGGCTTTTAAATG AAACGATTCAGAAGTTCAAGCAGCTGAAAAAGTCGGCGCATCTTGTGCTGATAAATTCGCTAGAGAAGGCAATATGGAATTGGATGGATACTTACCCGCACGAGTTTGCCAATCTTCAGAAAAAGCCAAACGACGATTTGTCCAAAGTGTGTGGAGAGCTATTCGACATTCTAGACACATTTGCCGACAACAAAAAGGGCAGAGCAGCTGCCGTTTGGCCTCTACAGATAATGCTGCTGATTCTCTCTCCGAAAGTACTTGAAGAAATTGTAAACGCAGATTCGGGTGCGCCTTGTTCTCCTAGGCattcgaagaaaaaacagTTCATCGATAGCGTCAAGAGAGGGTTGGGCATGCACGGAGGTTCCAGCAGACAGCTAGTCGAAGCTGCCGCAGTAACATGTGTTAAACTTTGCAAGGCCTCTACTTACATAAACATATTAGATTCGAATAATGTTGCCTTTACCTTGGTACAAAATGTGATAAACGACTTGAAGGCCCTCCTCTTCAATCCATGCAAACCCTTCTCGCGTGGGCAGAATTACATTGCGCAAGACATTGATCTCATGATCGATTGCTTCATAAGTTGCTTTCGCATCAAACCCCACAACAACGAAGCGCTGAAAGTCTGTTTGAACTTAAACTTTCCTTCGACTTATCAGTTCGTCCTGGTCAGTTCGTTGTACAA GATAATCACACAGCCAAGATTACTTTGGTGGCCCCAGATAGATCTCGTCTATTCACGCAGCGCAGAACTGAGAGCCATGTTCACCGATGCTCTGAACAAGGTTGCTCAGGGTTACATATCGCACGCTCCGTTACGCATGATCCAGAGCTTGACACTCAAAGGCAAGGAACAAAGCAAGTACAAggatcggggagaagacatATCCGGATACAGGAATCTCCTTCTTTGGATGGTGCGACTGATTCACGCTGATCCCATGTTGATGTTGAAT AATCAAGGGAAAGCGGGCCATGAAATACAAAGCTCGACTCTCGAGCTGATCAATGGACTAGTTTCTCTGGTTCATCAGCCAACGATGCCAGATGTTGCGCACGAGGCGATGGAAGCTCTGCTGGTTCTGCATCACCCTGACAAAATTAAGGCGTGGAATCCCGAAGCTCCAATAAACACATTCTGGGATGTCAGTTCTCAAGTCCTTTTCTCCATATCACAAAAACTGATCCAACACCAAATAGTAAATTACACAGACATACTGAAGTGGCTTAGAGAAATACTCGTCTGTAGAAACGCTTTCCTTTCCCAAAACAAAGACTATGCCAACGTTGGCAGTCAAATCGCCATCTGTAAACAAGCTCACATTAAGTTGGAG GTGGTTTTCTTCATGTATTTATGGAGCATTGACATGGAAGCAGTTTTAGTCGCAATGTCATGCTTTGCACTCCTCTGTGAAGAAGCCGACATCCGTTGTGGCAGTGACGAGGTAGCAGTAACGTGCCTTTTACCAAACTACCACTTGTACATTGAACTTGCTCAGGCGTCGACAATCCTGACAACTG CCAGCGGAGAGAGTAGGATTTATTATCATGAACACAATCACG GTCGTGCTGCTCTGCAAAAAAGGATTATGACACTACTTAGAAAAATAGAACACTGCGTCAATGGTGTGCAACCT GCTTGGGAAGAGACATTCAGAAACTGGGAATTGGCTTGTCGGCAATTGTCAAATTACCGTAAAACAAAATCCGAGGATCCACAGACTGAACCATCGCACCGTAGCACTGGAAAACGGAGAGCTTCCCACCAAAATTCGGAGCACGAGTTAGAGGAACAGATAAACGAATGGGCAAACATGACTGGATTTTTATGTGCGATGGGCGGTGTGTGTCTCCAGAGGAGATCGCCCAGCAGGCCGGTGTCCGGTCTAGTTTCAAACTCTGAGACAAAGAGAAGCAATACCTTAGCAAATCCAAACCAGGAAGTGCAGTACTGCCCGGTAACGCAGTTTGTATTCAATCTCCTGAGGCTGTTGATATGCAACAACGAAAAGTTTGGCGCACAGATACAAAAGCACGTCAAGGAGTTGGTGGGACACGAAATGAGCCCAGCCTTGTACCCGATATTGTTTGACCAAATAAAGAGCATTGTAGAAAAGTTCTTTGACCAGCAAGGGCAGGTTGTTGTTTCGGATCTGAACACGCAGTTTATCGAGCACACAATATTTATTATGAAAAACGTTTTGGACTCGAAAACTGATCAGCCATCTGAACATCTCGGGGTAACCAGCATCGAAGGGATGATGCTTGCGATTGTCAGATATGTCAGGCATTTGGACATGACCGTTCACGCAATACATATTAAAACCAAATTGTGTCAGTTGGTGGAGGTCATGATGAAGCGGCGCGACGATTTGGCCTTCAGACAGGAAATGAAGTTCAGGAATAAGTTGGTAGAGTATCTCACAGATTGGGTAATGGGCACCAGTCATCAAATTGCACCTCCCAGTGGCGGCGATGTGACTGTTATCACTAG GGATTTGGACCAGGCATGTATGGAGGCTGTTGGAGCGCTGTTACGTGGATTACCCCTTCAACCCGAGGAGTCAGATAGAGGTGACCTAATGGAGGCAAAGTCACAACTCTTCCTGAAGTACTTTACCCTATTCATGAATTTGCTGAATGACTGCAGTGAATCGACTGAAGAAAAAGAGGTTGTAACGAGGCAAAGAGTGACCGCCGGGAAACTGTCCACTCTTCGGAATGCTACAATTCAAGCAATGAGCAATCTCCTCAGTGCTAACATTGATAGCGGCCTTATGCATTCGATTG ACCTCGGCTACAACAGAGACCTTCAAACACGCGCCGCGTTCATGGAAGTACTTACGAAAATCCTTCAGCAAGGTACAGAGTTTGATACTCTAGCCGAAACTGTGCTGGCCGATAGATTCGAACAGCTTGTCCAGCTCGTTACCATGATCAGTGACAAGGGAGAGTTGCCAATCGCTATGGCCCTTGCCAACGTGGTCACTACCAACCAGATGGACGAATTGGCGAGAGTGTTCGTCACCTTGTTTGACGCAAAGCATTTGCTGTCACCTCTCCTTTGGAATATGTTTTACCGCGAGGTTGAAGTCTCCGACTGCATGCAAACCCTCTTCAGAGGGAATAGTCTGGGAAGCAAAATCATGGCATTCTGTTTCAAAATATATGGTGCTAGCTACTTGCAGAGCTTGTTGGAACCTTTAATAAAACCATTGCTAGAGGATCCGGTGACCCACTTTGAAGTTGACAGTGCGCGGATCGACATTAACGAAGACATTGAAAAAAACGGCCGAAATTTAATAGCTCTTACTCAAAGAGTATTTGACGCCATTGTGTCGTCAGCAGACAA ATTCCCTCCACAGTTACGATCGATGTGTCACTGTTTGTACCAAGTGCTGAGCAAGAGATTCCCACAGTGCCCACAAAATAATATCGGAGCTGTGGGTACGGTAATATTTTTGCGATTCATCAATCCAGCGATTGTTTCGCCGCAAGAAATGGGGATAGTCAGTAAGCAAGTTCCTACACCGGTCAAGAGAGGCCTGATGCTAATGTCCAAAATTCTGCAGAACATCGCGAATCATGTGGAATTTAGTAAAGAGCAGCACATGCTCCCGTTCAATGACTTCCTTAGAGCACACTTTGAAATTGGCAGGAGATTCTTCATACAAATTGCTTCTGATTGCGAAACAGTGGATCAGGCGAATCATCCTATGTCTTTCATATCAGATACCAATGTTTTGGCTTTGCACAGACTTCTGTGGAATCACCAGGAGAGGATTGGAGATTATTTGAGCAGCAGCCGAGACCATAAAGCCGTTGGCAGGAGGCCGTTTGACAAGATGGCTACATTACTGGCTTATTTAGGACCTCCAGAGCACAAGCCGGTAGATTCAAA TTTGCTATTTTCATCCTTCGATCGATGGTCAAGTATCGACATGTCATCAACAAACTTTGAGGAAATCATGGTGAAGCATAACATGCATGAAAAGGAAGAGTTCAAAAGTATCaaaagtttgaatattttctatcaaGCTGGAACAAGCAAGCAAGGCTATCCTGTGTTCTACTATATTGCTCGGAGATACAA AATTGGTGAAACAAACGGCGACCTGTTGATCTATCACGTGATACTTACTCTGAAGCCATTTTGTCACTCACCATTTGAGCTTGTAGTAGATTTTACTCATACTTGTTCGGACAATCGTTTCAGGACGGAATTTTTGCAGAAATGGTTTTACGTTCTTCCCGAAGTCGCGTATGAGAACATTCACGCggcttatatatataattgcaATAGCTGGGTCCGCGAGTACACAAAGTTTCACGATAGAATTCTAGCCCCTTTGAAGGGGAATCGAAAGGTGGTATTCATAGAAGCTCCCGGGAGGCTGAACGATCTGATCGATCTTGAACAGCAAAAATTACCTGGTGCGACACTGTCCCTAGACGAAGATCTCAAGGTGTTCAACAATGCGCTCAAACTCTCGCACAAGGACACAAAAGTTGCCATTAAAGTTGGCCCTACCGCAATTCAAATAACTTCTGCTGAAAAATGCAAAGTTCTGTCTCACGCGGTGTTGTTGAACGACGTTTATTACGCTTCTGAAATAGAGGAGGTCTGCTTGGTCGATGATAACCAGTTCACGCTCACAATAGCCAATGAATCTGGACCTCTTTCTTTCATACACAACGACTGTGATAGCATAGTGCAAGCTATTATTCATATAAGGAATCGGTGGGAGCTTTCCCAGCCAGATTCCGTAACTGTACACCAAAAAATACGCCCTAAAGACGTACCTGGTACTCTGCTGAACATGGCTCTTCTGAATCTCGGTAGTTCAGATCCGAACCTGAGAACAGCGGCGTACAATCAGCTTTGCGCACTGACGGCGACGTTTGATCTCAAGATAGAAGGACAGCTATTAGAGACTTCAGGTCTGTGTATTCCCTCCAATaacacaatttttattaaatcagTTAGTGAAAAACTAGCGACAAACGAACCACATTTGACACTGGAGTTCCTCGAGGAGTGTATTCAAGGCTTCAGGGTATCAAATATAGAGTTGAAGCATTTGTGCCTAGAGTATATGACCCCGTGGCTGGTGAATCTCGTGAGGTTTTGCAAACCCTCTGACGAGAGCAAGCGTCAGAAACAGGTAACTCAGATATTGGAGAAGCTGATAACTCTGACTATTGAAGAGGTCCAAATGTATCCTAGTATACAAGCAAAGATTTGGGGAAGTATAGGTCAGGTACCAGAGCTGATCGATATGGTCCTAGACAACTTCATACAACGGAGTGTTAGATATGGGCTTGGAACACCCATGGTCGAAATTATGGCTGACACGGCCGTCGCTCTGGCTTCGGCGAATGTTCAGTTAGTGGCGAAAAAGGTCATTGGACGACTTTGCAGGGTCGTTGACAAGACGTGCACCTCTCCAACTGCTTTGCTGGAGCAGCACGCAATGTGGCATGACATTGCCATTCTGGCCCGATACTTGCTCATGCTATCCTTCAACAATTGCTTGGACGTGGGGCGGCATCTTCCGTACCTGTTTCACACTGTAACCTTCTTAGTTTGCTCCGGGAGTTTGAGCATGAGGGCATCGACTCATGGATTAGTGATTAACATTATTCATTCCTTGTGTACCTGTACCAAACCCTCCTTTTCGGAGGATACTCAAAGAGTGCTAAGACTTAGTTTGGACGAGTTTTCCCTCCCAAAGTTCTACCTGCTATTTGGTATAAGCAAAGTTAAGTCAGCTGCCGTTACTGCCTTTAGGTCAAGCTACAGGCATTCCAATGAAAAGTGGTTTGGAAATGAACGCAGCTTGTCCGGTGGACAGGACAGAGAAAGGTTGGCTCTCACTAGTTTAGAGGTGATCACCGATGCACTTCTTGAAATAATGGAGGCCTGTATGAGGGACATTCCTGACTGTGATTGGCTCCAGACTTGGACAACCTTAGCAAAGAGTTTCGCCTTTTGCTTCAATCCAGCTCTACAGCCCAGAGCTCTCATCGTCTTTGGCTGTATAAGTAAGAGCATTACAGATCAAGATATAAAACAATTGTTAAGGATACTTGTCAAGGCCCTCGAAAGTTTCGACGACATTATTCTTCTCGAGGCTATAGTTATGTGTTTGACTCGACTTCAACCCCTTCTTAGGCCC GAATCTCCGATACATCGTTCCCTCTTCTGGGTTGCAACCTCGGTGTTACAACTCGATGAGGCTTCTCTTTATGCATCTGGGCTGGCATTACTTGAACAGAACTTGCATACACTTGATTCTCAAGGGATATTCGATGATAAG ACTTTGGAACAAGTTATGATGTCTACTCGGGAGCCTTTAGAATGGCATTTTAAGCAACTGGACCACGCAGTTGGTCTGTCCTTCAAAACAAACTTCCACTTTGCTCTGGTAGGGCATTTATTGAAGGGCTATCGACATCCGACTCCTACAACTGTTTCCAGAACAGCGAGAGTGCTGACTATGCTATTGGCCATTGTTGCTAAACCCCTTAGGCGAGACAAGTTTGAAGTGACACCGGATAGTGTGGCTTATCTAGCTG CCTTGGTGTCAGTCTCTGAAGAAGTACGCAGTAGGTGTCATATTCGCCATTCGTTGGGTCGCGCAGTTGCAGAATCCGGAAGCACTGACTTCCTAGATACTCTAGTGCCGCACAATACC GATTCTACTGGCGGCATGACGAATCCCGCGAATCGAAGGCAAAAGTCGTGGGATCTCCTGGATCAATCGGCAATCACACAAGCGAAACAGCAGAAGCAGCACACGCCGCATCAG ACTGGCcgcattttatttaaaacacaGAGATCGTTCTCCGTGCCGACCACGAAGGAGGCCAAGCCGATCAACGACTCGGAAGCGAAG AATCGAAGTGCTAGAGTTAGCGTCAGTAACGAAAATAACGTACTACTGGACCCCGAGGTGCTGACGGATTTCCCCACTCAAACACTGGTACTCACCGTTCTGGCCACGCTAGTCAAGTATTCCACAGATGAAAACGAGACCAGAATTCTTTATCAATACCTTGCAGAGGCCTCAGTCGTATTTCCAAAGGTGTTTCCAGTTAT CCACAATCTACTGGATGCCAAAATCACCAGCGTTTTATCTTCCTGTCACGACCAAGTGATACTGAGTGCAGTCCAGGCTATTATTCAGAATATGATAGCCTGCGAGGATACGAGTCAACAGcaattgcattttttgcaaagttGTGGTTTCGGTGGGTTGTGGAGATTCGCTGGGCCTTACACAAAG TGTAACCCGACCGCTGAGAGTGCTGAACTATTCGTCAACTGCTTGGAAGCAATGGTCGAGACTTGTCTGCCGGTTGAAGAAGGTGAAGGTATGTTCAACAGCGAGCAAAGTTCGAGGGATGAGCGGGTGAGCATTGGTGATAGTCAATACTCTAGCACGTTGGGAGTCAATTCTGTATCGACCATGAACGTGGCTGCAACTAGTTCCAGCAGTCTGAACATGGTTAGTCcgatagagaaagagagcgatATACTCAGTACAACGTCGCTCGACCGCTACCA CACACGAGGAAGAAAGGCAAGCCTGACCACGGGGAACTTGATTCCAGCCAGTAGCGGCAATGGGACAGGAGGCATACATCTCGCCTAG